A single genomic interval of Mycobacterium sp. DL592 harbors:
- a CDS encoding P1 family peptidase: protein MRARDLGVVIGEHPTGPHNAVTDVPGVRVGHTTITSDDPHTVRTGVTAVIPHDRIWTEPVFAGAHRLNGSGELTGLEWIRESGELTSAIGLTNTHSVGVVRDELVAAQVRARGEGAYWSLPVVGETYDGLLNDINGFHVRPEHVRAALDNACSEPPAEGNVGGGTGMICHGFKGGIGTASRITETAAGRYTVGVLVQANHGRRERLRINGVPVGEKIDSAAVPLPELPARYEPGSGSIIVIVATDAPLLPHQCRRVAQRSALAVSRLGGSGEQYSGDLMLAFSTGNRGIPPYAWDEDPATSRPEVPLRMVAPQLMTRLFDLTIEATEEAIVNAMVAATTMTGLNGLTAHALDHDLLRHTLFPTAPSLQEIS, encoded by the coding sequence ATGCGTGCCAGAGACCTCGGCGTCGTCATCGGGGAACATCCGACCGGGCCGCATAACGCCGTCACCGACGTGCCCGGCGTCCGAGTGGGGCACACCACCATCACGTCCGACGACCCGCATACCGTGCGCACCGGCGTCACCGCCGTCATCCCCCACGACCGAATCTGGACCGAGCCGGTGTTCGCCGGCGCGCACCGTCTCAATGGCAGCGGCGAACTGACGGGTCTGGAATGGATCCGCGAGTCCGGCGAACTCACCTCCGCGATCGGGCTGACCAACACCCACAGCGTCGGTGTGGTCCGCGACGAACTGGTGGCGGCGCAGGTGCGGGCCCGCGGCGAAGGCGCCTACTGGTCGCTACCGGTGGTCGGCGAGACCTATGACGGTCTACTCAACGACATCAACGGTTTTCACGTGCGCCCCGAGCATGTGCGGGCTGCGCTGGACAATGCCTGCAGTGAGCCGCCCGCCGAGGGCAACGTCGGCGGTGGGACGGGCATGATCTGCCACGGCTTCAAGGGCGGTATCGGTACCGCCTCCCGAATCACCGAAACCGCCGCGGGCCGATACACCGTCGGCGTCCTGGTGCAGGCGAATCATGGCCGGCGTGAACGACTTCGGATCAATGGCGTGCCGGTCGGCGAGAAGATCGACTCCGCAGCGGTACCGCTGCCCGAACTCCCCGCCCGTTACGAACCGGGGTCGGGCTCGATCATCGTCATCGTCGCCACCGACGCCCCACTGCTGCCCCACCAATGCCGCCGGGTGGCTCAGCGTTCGGCGCTGGCGGTCAGCCGGCTCGGCGGCAGTGGCGAGCAGTACAGCGGCGACCTCATGTTGGCGTTCTCCACCGGCAACCGGGGCATCCCGCCGTACGCGTGGGACGAGGATCCGGCGACCTCGCGCCCCGAGGTACCGCTTCGAATGGTGGCACCGCAGTTGATGACTCGACTGTTCGACCTGACCATCGAGGCCACCGAAGAGGCGATCGTCAACGCCATGGTCGCCGCCACCACGATGACCGGCCTCAATGGCTTGACCGCCCACGCACTCGACCACGACCTGCTTCGCCACACGCTGTTCCCCACCGCCCCATCACTTCAGGAGATCTCGTGA
- a CDS encoding TetR/AcrR family transcriptional regulator: protein MARPNRQAQRRADIMDAAILLIERHDLATLKLADVAAELGLTTNAVRYYFKDMTELLSELALRSDVRFYDDRLRLRTETGDPCEQLAQTIAAGLPTGPEDAEWRAIWRAVLAAGFDLDTRRDVQGIYHRQVGLYADLLDAGARAGVFHLSGSANDIAMTLMSMEDYFGYRIVARDPQLNRDTALRLMRQYAELATGAPIPQPA from the coding sequence ATGGCACGTCCGAATCGGCAGGCACAGCGGCGTGCCGACATCATGGACGCCGCGATCCTGCTCATCGAACGCCATGACCTGGCCACCCTCAAGCTCGCCGACGTCGCCGCGGAGCTGGGCCTGACCACCAATGCGGTGCGGTATTACTTCAAGGACATGACCGAACTGCTCTCCGAGCTCGCTCTGCGCTCCGACGTCCGGTTCTACGACGACCGGCTTCGGTTACGCACCGAGACCGGCGATCCGTGCGAGCAGCTCGCGCAGACGATCGCCGCGGGACTGCCCACCGGCCCGGAGGATGCCGAATGGCGCGCCATCTGGCGAGCCGTCCTGGCGGCCGGATTCGATCTGGACACCCGCCGCGACGTGCAAGGGATCTACCACCGTCAGGTCGGCCTGTACGCCGATCTGCTCGACGCGGGAGCCCGGGCCGGGGTGTTTCATCTCAGTGGCTCGGCCAACGACATCGCGATGACGCTGATGTCGATGGAGGACTACTTCGGCTACCGCATCGTCGCGCGCGACCCACAGCTGAATCGGGACACCGCACTACGGCTCATGCGGCAGTACGCCGAACTCGCCACCGGCGCCCCGATCCCGCAACCGGCCTGA